In the Mycosarcoma maydis chromosome 6, whole genome shotgun sequence genome, one interval contains:
- a CDS encoding b-type cyclin 2 yields MAQPAVRQQPTVTRSRISRPGGIPASRSGDRIHLTEAASTSHLAKAKSTKLVGPSTAGKLRADSRSMPQRAALSDVSNRAGVARANALADGAVKLAPGHNGLRSQHTKSMTRLRDARSRSTSEQRLSGPTRSVSEQRDCAPAAAESMHVEASQLLPPFQSSASVKVGISDEAGSSRLHEDADIRDLAGSQHSDHVEEDEMSDVASTSSSDDDTAEDIGVDKANWLDSERLDAGARPESVTSAEDGDMLDFNIDPEGLVSLHPELEEAARRKVALIKSRYQEEVIQPRAARAQAQHAEAVAAGQLSAELAAHEDELIVMGLDPEEVRDTSMVAEYSNEIFSYMARCERETMANPNYMEFQSEIHWHMRATLVDWLLQVHMRYHMLPETLWIAINVVDRFLSVRVVSLAKLQLVGVTAMFIAAKYEEILAPSVKEFVYMTEGGYSQEEILKGERIILSTLDFNISSYCSPYSWVRKISKADDYDIRTRTLSKFLMELALLDHRFLRARPSLVAAVGMFLAKKMLGGEWDDAFVYYSDFTEEQLVPGANLLLERLLDQGFEEQFVYRKYSNKKFLRASVFARDWAFQNHSALLAAAAAAAGSTQAGQP; encoded by the exons ATGGCTCAACCTGCCGTCAGA cagcaacctACCGTGACAAGGTCACGCATCAGCCGACCAGGAGGCATCCCAGCTTCTCGTAGCGGCGACCGCATCCATCTCACAGAAGCTGCCTCCACAAGTCATCTGGCAAAAGCCAAGTCAACAAAATTGGTCGGCCCCTCTACCGCAGGTAAACTCCGAGCCGATTCCAGATCCATGCCACAACGCGCTGCCCTTTCTGACGTCAGTAATCGTGCTGGCGTCGCCAGAGCCAATGCACTAGCAGATGGCGCCGTCAAGCTGGCGCCCGGCCACAATGGCCTGCGCTCTCAACACACAAAAAGCATGACCCGTCTCCGCGACGCCCGTTCGCGATCCACGTCCGAGCAGAGACTCTCTGGCCCAACACGCTCTGTCTCGGAACAACGTGACTGTGCACCAGCCGCTGCCGAGTCTATGCATGTGGAGGCGTCACAACTCCTCCCACCCTTCCAGAGCTCCGCTTCAGTCAAGGTGGGCATCAGCGACGAAGCaggaagcagcaggctgCACGAAGACGCAGACATCCGCGACCTCGCCGGCTCGCAGCACAGTGACCAtgtcgaagaggacgagatgTCAGATGTCGCCTCTacttcgagcagcgacgacgatacCGCAGAGGACATCGGCGTAGACAAGGCCAACTGGCTCGATTCGGAACGACTCGATGCCGGTGCAAGACCCGAGAGCGTCACCTCTGCCGAGGACGGCGACATGCTCGACTTCAACATTGATCCAGAGGGTTTGGTCTCGTTACATCCGGAGCTGGAGGAGGCCGCGCGACGCAAGGTGGCCTTGATCAAGTCTCGCTACCAGGAGGAAGTCATTCAGCCTCGTGCGGCGCGCGCGCAAGCACAACATGCAGAAGCAGTCGCCGCCGGTCAGCTCTCGGCTGAGCTGGCTGCGCacgaagacgagctgaTCGTCATGGGGCTCGATCCCGAGGAGGTACGCGACACGAGTATGGTGGCCGAGTACTCGAATGAGATCTTTAGCTACATGGCTCGGTGCGAGCGCGAGACCATGGCCAACCCGAATTACATGGAGTTTCAGAGCGAGATTCACTGGCACATGCGTGCTACGCTCGTCGACTGGCTCTTGCAGGTGCACATGCGCTACCACATGCTGCCAGAGACGTTGTGGATTGCCATCAATGTGGTCGACCGCTTCCTGAGCGTGCGCGTGGTCAGCctggccaagctgcagctcgtcggtgtCACGGCCATGTTTATTGCAGCAAAGTACGAAGAGATCCTGGCGCCTAGCGTCAAGGAGTTTGTCTACATGACCGAGGGTGGCTACTCGCAAGAGGAGATCCTCAAGGGCGAGCGCATCATCCTCTCGACGTTGGACTTTAACATTTCGTCCTACTGCTCACCTTACTCTTGGGTGCGAAAGATCTCCAAGGCGGACGACTACGACATTCGCACCCGTACCCTGTCCAAGTTCCTGATGgagctggcgctgctggatcATCGCTTCCTGCGTGCTCGGCCCAGTCTTGTGGCCGCTGTGGGCATGTTTTTGGCCAAAAAGATGCTGGGAGGCGAGTGGGATGACGCCTTTGTCTACTACTCTGACTTTACCGAAGAGCAGCTGGTCCCCGGCGCGAATCTATTACTCGAGCGTTTGCTGGACCAAGGCTTTGAGGAGCAGTTTGTCTACCGCAAGTACTCGAACAAAAAGTTTCTCCGGGCCAGCGTCTTTGCGCGTGATTGGGCCTTCCAGAACCACAGCGCACTactcgccgctgctgcagcagcggcaggGTCGACTCAAGCAGGTCAGCCTTGA
- a CDS encoding uncharacterized protein (related to SamB protein) has protein sequence MRESNFCNPAQNKASVCISSAVYDRRAIDCTATLPLINSLNHLAYLTSTSPRIREMVTLDGGLERLIRILRTVPKSPSPQVRAFSIKEMQAVWKWSLAFQCVVNIGVRGSESVRTRVVEAGMVPVTIRVLESYLRSMDRLKDERRKEAMLQHQRQEARRDDRSNRDRLEPASISHAHIATIQDDGRARRHHASPDALTHAPVHADATYSAAPQVDPLQTAHFAPAQPSRNVPAPSSIHDRLLTETRPTTPLEDPVSARRSSVFASMEAQSSVDDFLPSQPSPMPVVDAGEAHPPMPLIDAIDPLSLASSGGAPSVAPDGTPRALSSAQARAADMAGASSSEDLRSHAAEASGSGSDGAEDAEMFADDADDSEVDAAQSSATRSIDSDHMPINTEQEIRADDDDDVEERRTPRPARRVLAPLSGPDSPPRAAHSFVTPNRPTNAMAPALFERQDTVRPSRDLPTASGSSLAASTNLASTALAAQVGSQDASDNRNLLFDRQPARDQQSVTAHAQPDASQQAQPLSRQHQFYHHHHHHHHHHHHAQHQQHANHQQRPQLARHDDQQQQPHHHHHHHHHQHRSIAPRDEARTEATRTAQPTPEAPVAHPAVVQLSNLADTNARAGIDVVYREEEVLLSLQLLAYLSKYAHVRILFHSSDFTGASLMGPLDALSDELEKATKRNKSWDPSEPPRRNVFSIAEKFTLRSSRSNSAAYPAPRLSMEIQYWAGVIMRNACRKDESRGGIRQCANMLCGKWEEYPREFAKCRRCRKAKYCSKQCQSKGWQMGHRYWCSAKADEGDAKEKERDKPTDPHRAGRQEEGDGAALRAVPTTAQIGDHAEFAAGFANAAEDGLHNPGVQRLRRTDDADLVEMDDTDATMRRWQAGNAADGSHDVRLARDAGPRINSRSDVNLSSSEHASGRGGHSQPVGLGSAQVGTSDPRDSAMHTAYTDANSQGDGPSQMLPLVSSASLPVDTNVEPRHTAGVSEDDDTWMASAPGPGAPRLGMMPSPYADASGVAGPSTSSPWYATGRDGVPNADTGASSAFTSNTSSPSRVTTVDRSAQPSRGARRGVVPGSMGLPSTMLRQDLRDRRVTSLASLDTVDGSDISEDETERRLAQTQGILPAFAAAAAAAGLRAREGEAPPQAPQRTDLAGRPLPPPVIASQNGEEDELALGGRATPGVIGEQDFATGEIDQMLGHWATRRPGGIGLQHRLAEVRADLPSPERSLSPEAGDYGARVEASEAVMGARSDDEDLGSTSRAVRYAGLYGQVPFHAGIVRGQTPQPHHRLNQQRSASGFSQFGPHGARFGYGESMGEPSTLQGYRPSMISSPLAQTPVRRTSGQDLDETSTNVVNNLEQAAHSLRHVHQRPASSSGILYGSEDVAMTNGVGTEREAGGLMHSRLSSFPDEVLEDVDDRDSISMEL, from the coding sequence ATGAGGGAGTCCAATTTTTGCAATCCCGCCCAAAACAAGGCGAGCGTTTGCATCTCATCGGCTGTCTATGATCGGCGAGCCATCGACTGCACAGCCACGTTGCCGCtcatcaactcgctcaaccATCTGGCCTACCTCACATCTACCTCGCCACGCATCCGTGAAATGGTCACGTTAGATGGAGGTCTCGAACGTCTGATCCGCATTCTTCGAACCGTACCCAAGTCGCCGTCTCCACAGGTTCGCGCTTTTTCCATCAAGGAGATGCAGGCCGTCTGGAAGTGGAGTCTCGCTTTTCAATGCGTCGTCAACATTGGTGTGCGTGGCAGCGAAAGCGTCCGTACTCGGGTGGTCGAGGCGGGCATGGTGCCCGTCACCATTCGCGTGCTCGAATCGTATCTGCGAAGCATGGATAGGCTCAAAGACGAACGACGCAAAGAGGCTATGCTTCAGCATCAacgacaagaagcgcgTCGAGACGATCGCTCCAACCGAGATCGCCTCGAGCCCGCCTCTATATCCCATGCCCACATCGCTACTATCCAAGACGACGGCCGTGCGCGCCGCCATCACGCCTCACCCGACGCACTCACCCACGCGCCAGTCCATGCTGATGCAACCTACTCCGCAGCTCCTCAAGTCGACCCTCTGCAGACCGCTCACTTTGCTCCTGCACAACCGAGCCGCAACGTGCCAGCACCTTCCAGCATCCACGACCGTCTGCTTACAGAGACACGGCCGACTACGCCGCTCGAAGATCCTGTCTCGGCGCGCCGCTCATCCGTCTTTGCCAGTATGGAAGCACagagcagcgtcgacgacttTCTTCCATCCCAACCATCCCCCATGCCCGTCGTAGATGCTGGCGAAGCTCATCCTCCCATGCCCTTgatcgatgccatcgatcCTCTCTCCCTTGCTTCGTCCGGCGGCGCTCCTTCTGTAGCGCCAGATGGCACCCCTCGAGCACTGTCGTCTGCACAGGCTCGCGCTGCCGACATGGCTGGTGCAAGCTCATCCGAAGATCTGCGCAGCCACGCGGCCGAGGCCAGTGGCAGCGGCTCAGATGGCGCTGAAGACGCCGAAATGTTTGCGGATGATGCCGACGACAGCGAGGTAGATGCCGCCCAGTCATCCGCCACACGGTCCATCGATTCGGACCACATGCCCATCAACACCGAGCAAGAGATTCgtgccgacgatgacgacgacgtggaGGAACGACGAACCCCACGACCCGCTCGTCGCGTCCTGGCTCCTTTGTCGGGCCCTGACTCGCCGCCCCGGGCTGCTCACAGCTTTGTCACTCCTAATAGACCCACCAATGCCATGGCGCCGGCTCTGTTCGAGCGACAGGACACAGTCAGACCCTCTCGGGACTTGCCAACTGCCTCTGGCTCCAGCCTCGCTGCCTCGACCAATTTGGCTTCCACTGCGCTCGCCGCACAAGTAGGCTCTCAAGATGCCTCTGACAATCGCAATTTGCTCTTTGATCGTCAGCCAGCCCGCGATCAGCAAAGCGTGACAGCACATGCACAGCCTGATGCATCGCAACAGGCGCAACCTCTTTCCCGTCAACATCAGTTttaccatcatcatcatcaccaccaccaccaccatcatcatgcacagcatcagcaacaCGCCAATCATCAGCAGAGACCTCAGTTGGCCCGTCACgacgatcagcagcagcaaccccaccaccaccaccaccaccaccaccaccaacaccgaAGCATCGCTCCTCGCGATGAAGCGCGCACCGAGGCCACCCGGACCGCACAGCCCACTCCCGAAGCGCCGGTCGCCCATCCAGCCGTCGTGCAGCTGAGCAATCTCGCCGACACAAATGCGCGCGctggcatcgacgttgtCTATCGCGAAGAAGAGGTACTTCTCAGTCTGCAGCTGCTAGCCTACCTCTCCAAATATGCGCACGTACGTATCCTGTTCCACTCTTCCGATTTTACCGGAGCCTCGCTCATGGGCCCGCTTGATGCGCTcagcgatgagctcgaaaaggctACTAAACGCAACAAGAGCTGGGATCCGTCCGAGCCTCCGCGCCGTAATGTATTCTCGATTGCCGAAAAGTTCACGCTGCGCTCCTCTCGCAGTAATTCGGCAGCCTACCCTGCGCCTCGACTTTCAATGGAGATTCAGTATTGGGCCGGTGTTATCATGCGCAACGCATGCCGCAAGGATGAGTCGCGCGGCGGCATCCGCCAATGCGCCAACATGCTGTGCGGAAAGTGGGAAGAATATCCTCGCGAGTTTGCCAAgtgtcgacgctgccgcAAAGCCAAATACTGTAGCAAGCAATGTCAGAGCAAAGGCTGGCAAATGGGTCACCGCTACTGGTGCAGTGCCAAGGCAGACGAAGGCGATGCCAAGGAAAAGGAACGTGATAAGCCGACCGACCCCCACCGAGCCGGCCGTCAGGAAGAAGGAGACGGTGCTGCCTTGCGCGCCGTGCCTACAACCGCCCAAATTGGTGACCATGCGGAGTTCGCAGCTGGATTCGCCAATGCAGCGGAAGATGGTCTTCACAACCCTGGCGTGCAAAGACTCAGGCGCACGGACGACGCcgacctcgtcgagatggacgacaCCGACGCCACCATGAGGCGATGGCAAGCTGGAAACGCCGCCGACGGCTCTCACGACGTGCGCCTTGCACGTGATGCCGGACCTCGCATAAACTCACGCTCAGATGTGAACTTGTCTTCGTCTGAGCATGCTAGCGGGCGAGGGGGGCACTCGCAGCCTGTGGGGTTGGGCTCAGCTCAGGTTGGCACCTCGGACCCGAGAGACTCTGCGATGCATACTGCTTACACAGATGCAAACAGTCAGGGCGATGGTCCCTCACAGATGCTTCCTCTGGTTTCTTCGGCATCATTGCCGGTCGATACGAATGTGGAGCCGAGGCACACCGCCGGTGTAagcgaggacgacgatACGTGGATGGCCAGTGCGCCAGGACCTGGGGCTCCGCGCCTCGGGATGATGCCTTCGCCCTACGCAGACGCAAGTGGTGTTGCTGGGCCCTCGACCTCCTCACCCTGGTATGCTACTGGGCGTGACGGTGTACCAAATGCCGACACCGGTGCGTCGAGTGCATTCACATCCAACACTTCATCTCCTTCACGAGTTACGACGGTCGACCGCTCTGCACAACCATCGCGCGGTGCTCGTCGTGGTGTGGTGCCTGGTTCTATGGGCTTGCcctcgacgatgctgcgccAAGACCTGCGAGATCGAAGAGTGACGAGCCTGGCGAGTCTGGACACTGTCGACGGTTCTGACATCAGCGAGGACGAGACGGAACGGCGACTGGCTCAAACGCAGGGAATTTTGCCGGCTTTCGCTGCGGCCGCCGCCGCGGCTGGTCTGCGTGCTAGGGAAGGCGAAGCACCACCGCAGGCACCTCAGCGCACGGATCTCGCGGGCCGACCATTGCCGCCTCCCGTCATCGCATCTCAAAAtggcgaagaggatgaaCTTGCGCTTGGCGGTCGCGCCACGCCGGGTGTTATTGGCGAGCAAGATTTCGCGACAGGCGAGATCGATCAGATGCTGGGTCACTGGGCTACCAGGAGACCAGGCGGCATCGGTTTGCAGCATAGGCTGGCCGAAGTGCGTGCTGACTTGCCTTCTCCCGAGCGATCCTTGTCGCCTGAAGCAGGCGACTACGGCGCCCGTGTTGAGGCTTCTGAAGCAGTCATGGGTGCTCGATCGGATGACGAAGATCTGGGCTCAACATCGAGAGCTGTCAGGTATGCTGGGCTTTACGGCCAGGTACCCTTCCACGCTGGTATCGTTCGCGGCCAAACGCCGCAGCCCCATCATCGCTTGAATCAGCAAAGATCAGCAAGTGGCTTCAGTCAATTCGGCCCGCATGGCGCGAGGTTCGGCTACGGTGAGTCGATGGGCGAGCCTTCGACGCTGCAAGGCTACCGTCCGTCGATGATATCTTCTCCGCTTGCGCAGACACCTGTTCGTCGCACAAGCGGGCAAGACCTCGACGAGACCTCGACCAATGTGGTCAACAATTTGGAACAAGCTGCACACAGTCTTAGGCATGTCCATCAGCGACcggcgagcagcagtggcATCCTTTATGGTAGCGAAGACGTCGCCATGACGAATGGTGTCGGCACCGAGCGCGAAGCCGGTGGCTTGATGCACTCGCGACTATCATCATTCCCGGATGAGGTGCTGGAGGACGTCGATGATCGCGATTCCATTAGCATGGAGCTCTGA